The segment CCCAGGAGGCCAAGCTGGACCTGGTCTGCCGCAAGCTCTATCTCAAGCCCGGCCAGCACGTGCTGGACATCGGCTGCGGTTGGGGGAGCTTCGCCCGATTCGCCGCCGAGCGCTATCAGGTGAGGGTCACCGGGGTGACCGTGTCCCGAGAGCAATTGACTTTGGGCCAGGAACTCTGCGCCGGCCTGCCGGTGGAGCTGCAATACCGGGATTACCGGGAGATCACCGGCACTTACGACCACCTGGTCTCCATCGGCATGTTTGAGCACGTGGGCTACAAGAATTACCGCACCTTCTTTCAGGTGGCCGCCCGGCACCTGAAGGAGGACGGCCTCTTTCTGCTGCACACCATCGGCAGCAACATCTCCAGCCGCACTCTCGACCCCTGGTTTGAGAAATACATCTTCCCCAATTCCATGATCCCCTCCGCGGCCCAGATCGCCCAGGCGGTGGAGGGCCTCTTTGTCATTGAGGACTGGCACAACTTCGGCCCCGATTACGACCCCACCTTGATGGCCTGGTATGACAATTTCCAGTGCCACTGGGAGACCTTAAAGCCCAGCTACGGCGAGCGTTTCTTCCGCATGTGGAAGTATTACCTGCTGTCGGCGGCCGCCACCTTCCGGGTGCGCAAGAACCAGGTGTGGCAGATTGTGCTGTCCAAGCGGGGCGTGCCCGGCGGCTACCGCTCCCTGCGCTGACCTGAGCCGCTGATGGCATCGCCGCCTGCCGCCCGGGACCTGGCCCTGTGGGTGCTCAGCGAGGCCAATCGGCGGGGCGTGTGGGTGGAGGAGGCCCTGGCCACGGTCCTGCGGCGCCATCCGGGGCTGCCTGCCGCCGAGCGGGCCCTCCTTCTGGAGCTGGTGCAAGGGGTCAAACGCTGGGAGATCCGGCTGGATTGGGTGCTGCGCCATTTCCTCCCCCAGCCCCTGAAGAAGCTCCACCCCCGGGTGCTGCTCATCCTGAGGCTGGGTGCCTACCAACTTCTGTTCCTGGATCGCATTCCGGCCCGGGCCGCCATCCATGAGGCGGTGTCCCAGGCCAAGGCGGCCAGGCTCCCCGCAGTCCATGGCGGCCTCGTCAACGCGGTGCTGCGCCGCCTGGCAAAAGAGGGGCCGCCGCCCCTGCCCCCGAAAGAGCCCGACCCGGTGGCCCACCTGAGCCTGGCCCACGCCCACCCGGAGTGGCTGGTGCGGCGCTGGCTTGAGCGGCATGGCCTTACCGAGACCGAGGCCCGGCTGGCGGCCAATAATCACCACCCGCCCCTCACCGTGCGGGTGAACACTCTGAAGACCACGCCGGCGGCCCTGAAGGCGCGGTTGACAGCGGAAGGGATCACAGCCGAGCCCACAAAATATTATCCCCATGGGCTAGTGCTCACCCACTGGCGCACGCCGCCCCCGGAAGCTCCATCGCACCGGGAGGGCCTGTGGCGCTTCCAGGATGAGGCGGCCATGCTGGCGGGGCTGCTTCTGCCGCTCTCCCCGGGGGACCGGGTCCTGGAACTGGGAGCCGGCCGGGGCGGCAAGAGCACCCATTTGGCGGAGCGCCTGGGAAATCAGGGGTTGGTGGCGGCGGTGGAACTGAATCCGGCGCGCCTCAAAGACCTGCGCCGGGCGCTGAGGGCCTGGGGCGCCACCGTAGTGGCCCCGCTCCGGGCCGATGCCGGGAAGGCCTTACCTTTCCGGGAGGCCGCCGGTGACGCCGCCCTGTTGGATGTGCCCTGCTCCGGGCTGGGGACCATCAGGCGCCATCCGGAGATCAAAACCCGCCTCATTGAGGCCGATCTGGCCACCTTTCCGCCCCGGCAGCTCCGGATGCTTACGGCTGCGGCCCCCGTGGTGCGGCCGGGAGGGTGGCTGCTGTATCTCACCTGCACCACCGAGCCGGAGGAAAACGAGGCGGTGGTGGCGGCTTTCCTGGCGGAGCACCCGGAATTCCGCCATATGGCCGACCTGGACCTCTTTCCCGCTCCGGTGCGCCCCTTCATTGAGGCCGAGGGCTGGTTCCGCACCTCCCCCGCAACCCACGGGCTGGACGGCTTCTTCGGGGCTCTGCTGCGCAAAGCCGGCTAAGCGGGGGCGCTCCCTGCGGGTCTTCTCAGGCCCAGATACACCAAAGGAATAAGGGCCAGACTGATGGCCCCGGAAATGATAAGCGGCCAGCCGTAGCCCCAGGCGGCGCCCAAGGGCCCGAAGATGAGGGAGCCGGTCAGCACCCCCAGGGTGGTGGTGAGGGAGATGAGGCCGGAGTTGCCGCCGATGCGGTCCACATGAAAGAGCCGGGCGATGGTGGTGTAGGTGAGCATGGCGATGAAGCCGTCCCCCACACCGTGCACCAACCGCCAGGCAAAGGACCAGGCCAAGGGGGGCTGGGTCATGCAGAGGTGCCCCAGCCCGGAAGTGGCCAGGCCCAGGATGAGAAACACCAGCGGCGGCAGGCGCCCCTCCAGAAAGCGGCCGTAGACGTAGGAGGTGAGGGCCACGGTGCCGAACTCCCCGGCCAGGTACAGGCCCATGCCCCACGGCGTCAGTCCCAGGCCCTCCTGCAGGAAAAGGCCCAGGCTGGTGCCCTCGGCGCCCCAATGCAGGGTGAAGAGAAAGAGCCAGAGGGCGAAGAAGAGCACCGGGCCGCGGTGGAAATCCCGGGCGTACTGGCCAAGCTCAATACGCTGACCCCGGGTGCGGGGCAAAAAGAAGGTGAGGCAGAAGAGGCAGATGAGTCCCAGGGCGAAGAGGCGGAAGAGCGTAGGGAAGGGGAGGGTCTGGAGGATGAGCCCGCCCAAAAGAATCCCCACCAGCATGCCGCTCATGCGCCAGGCGTTGTAGCCGCCGAAGCGCCGGGCCTCGCCACCGGGATTGTCCTTGAAGAGGAGGATGTCCAGGGATTGCCGGAAGAGCTGCAGGCTCAGGCCGAACAACCAGAAGACCGCCAGGAAGGGCCAGAAATCGGTGACTGCGGCCAGCCCGAAGAGGCTCACGGCGGTGGCCCCCAGCCCCACCTGGGTGAGGAGCCGGGCCGGATAGCGGTCCCCGGTGACCCCCACCGGGAAGGAGACCACCAACGAGGTGATGCTGAGGACGGCGTAAAGGAGGCCGATGCGGGCGCCGCTGAACCCCAGCGTGCCCTTGAGATACAGGGGCAGGAAGAAATAGAGGGCGGCGATGACCAGCGCGTAAGCGCCGATGAAGACATTCAGCAGCAACCGCGTCAGCGCTCCAGGGCCTTCTGATTCAGGCGCACTTCCATGGCCCGCGCCGGGCAGACCACGCAGCACATCTCACAGGCGCTGCACTTGGCGGCGTCGAAGGCCACCGACATCTCCGGCCGCTCCACATACAGGGCCCCGGAGGGGCAG is part of the Desulfobaccales bacterium genome and harbors:
- the cfa gene encoding cyclopropane fatty acyl phospholipid synthase — its product is MGLIKTPRALVEEVLERADIRVNGSRPWDLQVYDERLFSRVLREGSLGLGESYMDGWWEAERLDEFFTKVLAADLERENFGRVKKLLLSAGQVLLNPQRRSRAYHIGEHHYDIGNDLYQAMLDKRLVYSCAYWRDGARNLDEAQEAKLDLVCRKLYLKPGQHVLDIGCGWGSFARFAAERYQVRVTGVTVSREQLTLGQELCAGLPVELQYRDYREITGTYDHLVSIGMFEHVGYKNYRTFFQVAARHLKEDGLFLLHTIGSNISSRTLDPWFEKYIFPNSMIPSAAQIAQAVEGLFVIEDWHNFGPDYDPTLMAWYDNFQCHWETLKPSYGERFFRMWKYYLLSAAATFRVRKNQVWQIVLSKRGVPGGYRSLR
- the rsmB gene encoding 16S rRNA (cytosine(967)-C(5))-methyltransferase RsmB; translated protein: MASPPAARDLALWVLSEANRRGVWVEEALATVLRRHPGLPAAERALLLELVQGVKRWEIRLDWVLRHFLPQPLKKLHPRVLLILRLGAYQLLFLDRIPARAAIHEAVSQAKAARLPAVHGGLVNAVLRRLAKEGPPPLPPKEPDPVAHLSLAHAHPEWLVRRWLERHGLTETEARLAANNHHPPLTVRVNTLKTTPAALKARLTAEGITAEPTKYYPHGLVLTHWRTPPPEAPSHREGLWRFQDEAAMLAGLLLPLSPGDRVLELGAGRGGKSTHLAERLGNQGLVAAVELNPARLKDLRRALRAWGATVVAPLRADAGKALPFREAAGDAALLDVPCSGLGTIRRHPEIKTRLIEADLATFPPRQLRMLTAAAPVVRPGGWLLYLTCTTEPEENEAVVAAFLAEHPEFRHMADLDLFPAPVRPFIEAEGWFRTSPATHGLDGFFGALLRKAG
- a CDS encoding MFS transporter yields the protein MLLNVFIGAYALVIAALYFFLPLYLKGTLGFSGARIGLLYAVLSITSLVVSFPVGVTGDRYPARLLTQVGLGATAVSLFGLAAVTDFWPFLAVFWLFGLSLQLFRQSLDILLFKDNPGGEARRFGGYNAWRMSGMLVGILLGGLILQTLPFPTLFRLFALGLICLFCLTFFLPRTRGQRIELGQYARDFHRGPVLFFALWLFLFTLHWGAEGTSLGLFLQEGLGLTPWGMGLYLAGEFGTVALTSYVYGRFLEGRLPPLVFLILGLATSGLGHLCMTQPPLAWSFAWRLVHGVGDGFIAMLTYTTIARLFHVDRIGGNSGLISLTTTLGVLTGSLIFGPLGAAWGYGWPLIISGAISLALIPLVYLGLRRPAGSAPA